TTATTGCAAATTACTCCAAATTCTTAAAAATTAGCTGCTTGTGCATTGGTCTTAAGTGGGTCTCTTATAAATGGTATTAAAAAATTACTTGAGAAATATTAATAGTTCCGCTATTAGGTGATTTAATATTATCTAGTTTATCAACTGCAAGAGAAATTGGCATTTGTGTTGAAATACCGTTAAAAATGCACGTTCCGACTGGCAATGTGGGTATTGAATCAGCTGTTATCCTATCTATATAGGATATTGAAGTTTCAATAGATTTTAAATCATTTTGATTTACTAATCTATGTATAAAATAATTATGAGCTTGAGATATTATTGTTGAAGATATATCAGACGGTCTTTGACTGGAGATAGTAATAAAAACCCCAAATTTTCTACCTTCTTTTATAATTTCTTCAAAAGTTTCCAACCGATAATCTTTCCATGTCTCAGATTCCCTAGAAGAGTCTTTAGATAATATATTATGCGCTTCATCAATTATTATATTAAGAATTTTATTAGTATATTTTTTTTGTTCTTCATATAAAAATTTAGATATTATTAGAGGAACTATTTTTTTCATTCCTATATTTACATTTTTTAAATCAACAACAATAATGTTTTGATTTAACCAAATATCAGATGAATCAATAAATTCAAATATTTTATCAATATCTTTTTTTCTTGATTGTAATCTGTTTATAACTGGTGCAATATGTTCATTTACAGACCTATTACTTAAAACATCTCCAATAAGTTGCAAATATAAAACGCTTATAATCATATCCAATAAATTTTCTTTAATTTTAAAGTTATCAACTCTTTTATAAATTATAGTATTTGGAATTTTATCAGGATTTGTTCTTAAATAGCTATTTGTAGGTTTAAATACATATTCTGAATTCTTGTTATTCCAATCAATATCACAGTCAATATCTATGATATTATCCTCGTCATAATCTTTTGGAAGTATATTTCTCAAATAATCAATTAACAACACAGCTTTTTCTTTATCTGCCATTGTTAAAATAGCGTTAATACGCTTTCTTATAATATTTTTCATATATTCTTCTGGATTGTCTGAATCTTTTATTCTTATGTAAAAGTCTAAAGACCTTTTAATAAACGGCTTTTGTGTTTTATCTGTAGCTTCAGCAATTATAGAAAAGAAACTATTATCTAAAATAGTATTTACAGGCAATTTTATTTTATCTCCACCCTCAAGTTTATATGTGGATAACTTATAAACTTTTTTATTGCAACAAATACAGTCATTTGAAGAATATTCACCATTAAAATCAAACAATAAATATTTACAATTGTCTTTAAACTTTTCATTGCAATTAATCTGTGGATGATTGAACAAAGAACTATATAATTTAGCTAAAGTATTAGATTTACCGCTTCCTGTATTTCCAAATATAGCAATATGACTGCTGAATAATTTATCAACACTAATATTTATATCCATTCCTTCATTTGGCGTTTTCCCAATAGTTATAGTTACATAACCTTTTCTAACTTGAATAAAACTTCCAACTGAAATATTTTTTACTATTTCCCCATTGAAAAATAAATCAGATGAATTTTTGGACTTATCAACTTTAATTAATACTTTTTGTCCACTTACT
This portion of the bacterium genome encodes:
- a CDS encoding ATP-binding protein, with the translated sequence MPETNLNILIRDSVLKVGEVSEVSGQKVLIKVDKSKNSSDLFFNGEIVKNISVGSFIQVRKGYVTITIGKTPNEGMDINISVDKLFSSHIAIFGNTGSGKSNTLAKLYSSLFNHPQINCNEKFKDNCKYLLFDFNGEYSSNDCICCNKKVYKLSTYKLEGGDKIKLPVNTILDNSFFSIIAEATDKTQKPFIKRSLDFYIRIKDSDNPEEYMKNIIRKRINAILTMADKEKAVLLIDYLRNILPKDYDEDNIIDIDCDIDWNNKNSEYVFKPTNSYLRTNPDKIPNTIIYKRVDNFKIKENLLDMIISVLYLQLIGDVLSNRSVNEHIAPVINRLQSRKKDIDKIFEFIDSSDIWLNQNIIVVDLKNVNIGMKKIVPLIISKFLYEEQKKYTNKILNIIIDEAHNILSKDSSRESETWKDYRLETFEEIIKEGRKFGVFITISSQRPSDISSTIISQAHNYFIHRLVNQNDLKSIETSISYIDRITADSIPTLPVGTCIFNGISTQMPISLAVDKLDNIKSPNSGTINISQVIF